A DNA window from Plasmodium vinckei vinckei genome assembly, chromosome: PVVCY_02 contains the following coding sequences:
- a CDS encoding ubiquitin carboxyl-terminal hydrolase 1, putative: MDKRKKKNKKTEINDPGDEINNSEKEKGGTQFDESYPFDNSEPNHINENHNLNDDKQKHANIKNTSEKKSKNTINSFENDIHEFLPQHVDNNSDIFHINKVNKIEENNINNNEQNRDPNDRPDPKGNDESDFEKNDKNNNLLVTNENVNNHFENSDGNSNQQLNKNDDIDEYNEHSNKSEDTDEDRSGRKKRSVKDNVYEDFIREYKNLQSLFSYNKTIMNESFDPMPSISEDDNNNSDKNDNEHNEDIKTPFDENVNKSATSCNHANPDYSATYNLNNDAAAISDANKTREKTNEQAREQAREKKVDETNNHHASNQLNYPTNNDAKENENKSLLSEKENENDKEKTVEAKNNDTHFGEDKEHMELKKEIKHKESENQENKQNKQNKQNKEKEINDNVPENEENIIWKKEKDIDETSKKKDDHYIQKKNTITLQPQEINSSSNISVASIINDNLNDYNLYKKNIAKMDIDQIPNDLKKKTHHSIDNNEHKNNRISAEIQKSKSETNNIKIKKVEKEMDNQNFYINILDENGKDNSKKDLYLNNSFYSSKRDNNNNAKVKSAKHVDEINPKIKKVSKHQVTSDEGSEIDEIGHDNYSKHRKKDIKKKKMEKKNNNTENTFDSKYLNDDNISLSYFTEDKKEDYDSNHETKETSHEYGKVKKHIREHKETNKYKTVNPTIVNKIKNINKHTDFNINSLDNQLCKLDSPIKRDKHHKETTKKKSIQTSSSVKKKHTKHSSKRNKREDDGNNSDMKEWESKFLEEDEEDDEEDNDPYLAIINEKKKKKESKHSKKKKIHTVNESFNNSISSVDDTQSGQEEDENDQAMQLGFFNFFDKRKNNEHIVNIQKEDNEFEREELNYKKKKKKKKEHNRKSNDILKDDAKFENNINNFFSSFWDSKNLKKNNKEDLYNLNNENNKDMYSASKMEKKMNKPYLYISKEDNLNEQIDRLRREIAQNNILDEHDKHIDERKNDIRKLLHWEDEKKGKHTSKDDKKERDKFREKDKIKYREKMSYPNYEYNKNYVEDRHKYKKNNLENYDESFNPYSIEGYNYTSSDHEKRESELKRVYNKHERKYMDGMGLNKNYDASLKKKHHKNEDKENNYYLENNNDNSTVNNNGYTTKGLGFFSSNFFHLKKLIEKKNVENNDSIKRENPLDKFYEKNENNSKNEKKKLSSFDIFQKLINNKGGSKYGKIAESYKRENNNVAEELYHLSRGKGSINEYTNHHETAQISDGYSEKVGHNDIDDYTNFQTYRRNPDDRDRRYYKDRRGEYHENEKHEKNSKHKKHSEYKWKKINKELINEHTDNIEDDEKSLKFRKNFNSNVTRTVSNESMVNEFGMDKLNQQFTDDEKNENNNLNKYEEKDDEIYENGESFLYSIDNFKIVKNILLSLELTNDNKINKIRKILFYSSSEEKKKIMDEILNTLYIYPQLYVSCIICLFYLFILDNDLFERKFSPEDLVYLFNDKIDFRYAEWFLKTYLFYKYKFSNSSNSYYEHKINICDDELFDESLKFKDAAIGKDKMPKTEKVKNEKTGDINSLISEKDDTRGNSTLDGIEGNEKGKKKKKIKNMICDNFFESYNSSGDSMDNYVYCQNEKIEERSKNNELDKHPERKIDEICNKIETNEYVGYNECKMLLKICLTNENIQNIKMLSESKIRSLVISIWLNIRCSRPKKYFLKLIYNWINNKNDDFNKKKNLFNLLKAEKKHNKKITKACFNYFLKFLIKYKENCSNDIIYTLYLIDEHELKLYSKKFIEKNQININQFISIWNIMCILFWDTKKIHNFTFSKTNTNNYYYDFMLIFLKTFYEYIFSANSQMSQNMYFKKMSNISGVSTINFSNRSYNKLSSKASSTYAESQNKGNYNDESDDFNLFDVENIIKDFNFNDIVNVEVNSKNLMHSPRDHIHDSQGTHPSESMESENREEAEQSEQAKENTIGIKNMLKFIIQKSKKEKNMICCSDVNEVKLLVFLGICIKIVICRISNLLNAKACLEQFYYFINHKVLGLKIFRHSHIVLVYFIPFFKKYYFLWKFIEHEIDPEIIKLINAIINNLENLQNNIGNNPMLYPYNRSNTSLPEVEHFSLPSKDKNLNHIFNNFSNQCKTHDYKTGFSHSISVENANSKQNMFMHQQNNLSMGSDLPEADLFNLKNNKKKKKNTEHFEDSHNKNRRHPHDYSEFNLNKNFHKNLINNINYLRPNSLFNTNENCDQGITYDDMFRDNDSESEDNYFDKDKNKICNVKEYITNLHFNNLPDDPTSLKNDDEHKKSEDKKKKKKKLKNENSKEEQENGEEENSNNKAQQKEHNNISKLNDQNDDISFYNMPDNEHAENKITNNTSNTRKYMHENNFNEYKNGNKKGLPTSYTHKDGSTSFDEDKYRQSNRSNTPQSNGIKKFPTISYEDADNSNNMMDKKTQKNYINIEFDREKKENIVSSKKLSNIENIKGFNNGDNYNNNNETINNPRTIQTNAHTTSYNRSNNMRPNDYEQFIREKDKKKDLNILQRKGISLVNSTTNNNYEEINIVNNNVEKNKQINSDKLIQKRPKYLMLPIDTIELKKMQKGKLRHPPVGLINLGNTCYLNSLLQALYNTVSFVVNLYIFNIDDSKDLKHINNKNISNEMPIKDKLSYSPTNTNINNYTASLLSKRFLYELKILFKLMTTTNKKYVSPDNILGILPQELNNRNQQDVTELFRYTFEQLGGSEKKFLRLIFSGVVIQKVQCQKCLFISKKEEIIHDLSFHVPAKSNKKQSIQKFFDTYIQKEKIYGNNKYKCSKCDKRRNALKWNEIISPPCHLIIILNRYNWSFSSNEKKKIKTHVKINKKIVVNNFDYRLYGAIIHSGVSASSGHYYFIGKKSEKGDNSKNEWYQMDDSVITKVSSKSINRISKDPSNDHTPYVLFYRCKQAPVSPSLYF; the protein is encoded by the exons atggacaagagaaaaaagaaaaacaaaaaaacgGAAATAAATGATCCTGGTGatgaaattaataattctgaaaaagaaaaagggGGCACACAATTTGATGAGTCATATCCGTTTGATAATTCTGAACCTAATCACATAAATGAAAATCATAATCTTAATGATGATAAACAAAAACATgctaatataaaaaatactagtgaaaaaaaaagtaaaaatacaatcaactcttttgaaaatgatatacaTGAATTTTTACCACAACATGTGGATAATAATTCAGACATTTTTCACATAAACAAAGTTAATAAAAtcgaagaaaataatataaataataatgaacaaaatagAGATCCTAATGATCGTCCTGATCCCAAAGGGAATGATGAAAGtgattttgaaaaaaatgataaaaataataatttattagttacaaatgaaaatgttaataatcATTTTGAAAACAGTGATGGAAATAGTAATCaacaattaaataaaaatgacgatatagatgaatataatgaacattcaaataaaagtgAGGATACTGATGAGGATAGAAGTGgtcgaaaaaaaagatcTGTCAAAGATAATGTCTATGAAGATTTTATAAGGgagtataaaaatttacaatccctattttcatataataaaactatAATGAATGAAAGTTTTGATCCAATGCCGAGTATTTCTGAAGACGACAATAATAACAgcgataaaaatgataatgaacacaatgaagatataaaaactccctttgatgaaaatgtaaataaaagtgCAACATCATGTAATCATGCAAACCCTGATTATTCAGctacatataatttaaacaatGATGCAGCTGCTATATCGGATGCAAACAAAACTAGAGAAAAGACCAATGAACAAGCACGTGAACAAGCGCGAGAAAAAAAGGTAGACGAAACCAACAATCACCACGCCTCGAACCAGTTAAATTACCCAACCAATAATGATgctaaagaaaatgaaaataaaagtcTTTTGAGTGAGaaggaaaatgaaaatgataaagagAAGACAGTAGAagctaaaaataatgataccCATTTTGGTGAAGATAAGGAACATatggaattaaaaaaagaaattaaacATAAAGAATCTGAAAATcaagaaaataaacaaaataaacaaaataaacagaataaagaaaaagaaataaatgataatgtcccagaaaatgaagaaaatataatatggaaaaaagaaaaagatatCGATGAAActtctaaaaaaaaagacgatcattatatacaaaaaaaaaatacaatcaCACTACAACCACaagaaataaattcaaGTAGCAATATAAGTGTAGCTAGCATAATTAATGACAATCTTAATGATTATAatctttataaaaaaaatatagcaaaAATGGATATAGATCAAATTCCcaatgatttaaaaaaaaaaacacatcACTCaattgataataatgaacataaaaataatcgaATAAGTGCAGAAATTCAAAAAAGCAAAAgtgaaacaaataatataaaaattaaaaaagtagaaaaagaaatggataatcaaaatttttatataaacattttagaTGAAAATGGTAAGGATAATTCCAAAAAGGacttatatttaaataattcattttattcatCAAAGcgtgataataataataatgctaAGGTAAAGAGTGCTAAACATGTAGACGAGATAAATcccaaaataaaaaaagtgagTAAACATCAAGTTACCTCTGATGAAGGTAGCGAAATTGATGAAATTGGTCATGATAATTATAGCAAACATcgaaaaaaagatattaaaaaaaaaaaaatggaaaaaaaaaataataatactgaAAATACATTCGATTCAAAATATCTAAACGATGACAATATTAGTCTTTCTTATTTTACtgaagataaaaaagaagattATGATTCAAATCATGAAACCAAAGAAACATCCCATGAATATGGAAAAGTTAAGAAACATATAAGAGAACATaaagaaacaaataaatataaaactgtCAACCCTACAATtgtgaataaaataaaaaatataaacaaacatacagattttaatataaatagtttAGATAACCAACTATGTAAATTAGATTCACCAATAAAACGTGACAAACATCATAAAGAGacaacgaaaaaaaaatcaatcCAAACTTCAAGCtcagttaaaaaaaaacatactAAACATAGTagtaaaagaaataaaagagaAGACGATGGAAATAATAGTGATATGAAAGAATGGGAATCCAAATTTCTTGAAGAAGACGAAGAAGATGATGAAGAAGATAATGATCCATATTTGGcaattataaatgaaaaaaaaaaaaaaaaagaaagtaaACAttcaaagaaaaaaaaaatacatacaGTAAATGAAAGTTTTAATAATTCCATATCTTCAGTTGATGATACTCAAAGTGGACAAGAAgaagatgaaaatgatcAAGCTATGCAACTtggattttttaatttttttgataaaagaaaaaataatgaacatatagtaaatatacaaaaagaaGATAATGAATTCGAAAGAGaagaattaaattataaaaaaaaaaaaaaaaaaaaaaaagaacatAATCGAAAGTCgaatgatatattaaaagatgatgctaaatttgaaaataatataaataacttttttaGTTCTTTTTGGGAtagtaaaaatttaaaaaaaaataataaagaagatTTATACAACcttaataatgaaaataataaagacaTGTATTCAGCTAGCAAAAtggaaaagaaaatgaataaaccatatctttatatttcaaaagAAGATAACCTAAATGAACAAATAGATAGATTAAGAAGAGAGATCgctcaaaataatattttagacGAGCATGATAAACATATAgatgaaagaaaaaatgacaTTAGAAAATTACTTCATTGggaagatgaaaaaaaaggaaaacaTACTAGCAAagatgataaaaaagaaagagaTAAATTTCgagaaaaagataaaataaaatatcgaGAAAAAATGAGCTATCCcaattatgaatataataaaaattatgttgaAGATagacataaatataaaaaaaataatttggaaaattatgatgaaTCATTTAATCCGTATTCGATCGAAGGATATAACTATACTAGTAGTGATCatgaaaaaagagaaagTGAATTAAAACGAGTTTACAATAAGCatgaaagaaaatatatggatGGAATGggtttaaataaaaattatgatgcaagtttaaaaaaaaaacaccataaaaatgaagacaaagaaaataattattacttAGAAAACAATAATGATAACTCTactgtaaataataatggcTACACTACAAAAGGGCTTGGATTTTTTTCaagtaatttttttcatttaaaaaaattaatagaaaaaaaaaatgttgaaaataatgattcaataaaaagagaaaatcCATTagataaattttatgagaaaaatgaaaataattcaaaaaatgaaaaaaaaaaattaagttcttttgatatatttcaaaaacttataaataataaaggaGGGTCAAAATATGGGAAAATCGCTGAATCTTATAAAAGAGAAAACAATAATGTTGCAGAAGAACTTTATCATCTTTCAAGAGGAAAAGGAAgtataaatgaatatacaAACCATCATGAAACAGCACAAATAAGTGATGGATATAGTGAAAAGGTAGGGCATAATGATATAGATgattatacaaattttcAAACTTATAGAAGAAATCCAGATGATCGCGATCGAAGATATTATAAAGATAGACGTGGTGAATAtcatgaaaatgaaaaacatgaaaaaaatagtaaacataaaaaacattctgaatataaatggaaaaaaataaacaaagaattaataaatgaacaTACAGACAATATTGAAGATGATGAAAAATCTTTGAAATTTcgaaaaaattttaattcaaaTGTAACTAGAACAGTGTCAAATGAAAGTATGGTAAATGAATTTGGTATGGATAAATTAAATCAACAATTTAcagatgatgaaaaaaatgaaaataataatttaaataaatatgaagaaaaagatgatgagatttatgaaaatggtgaaagctttttatattctattgacaattttaaaattgttaaaaatattctacTATCTTTAGAATTAactaatgataataaaattaataaaattcgaaaaatattattttattcctctagtgaagaaaaaaaaaaaattatggatgaaattttaaatactcTCTACATATATCCACAATTATATGTATCttgtataatttgtttgttttatttatttatactagataatgatttatttgaaaGAAAATTTTCACCAGAAGATTTAGTCTACCTATTTAATGACAAAATAGATTTTCGTTATGCTGAAtggtttttaaaaacatatttattttacaaatataaattttcaaactcttcaaattcatattatgagcataaaattaatatttgtgATGATGAATTATTTGATGAATCTCTCAAGTTTAAAGATGCTGCAATTGGAAAGGACAAAATGCCAAAAACagaaaaagtgaaaaatgaaaaaactGGCGATATAAACAGCTTAATTAGTGAAAAAGATGATACACGTGGTAATTCAACTTTAGATGGTATAGAAGGAAATGaaaagggaaaaaaaaaaaaaaaaataaaaaatatgatatgcgataatttttttgaatcaTATAATTCAAGTGGAGATTCAATGGataattatgtttattgtcaaaatgaaaaaatagaagaacgaagtaaaaataatgaattagATAAACATCCTGAAAGAAAAATAGATGAaatttgtaataaaattgaaacaaatgaatatgtaggatataatgaatgtaaaatgttattaaaaatatgtttaactaatgaaaatattcaaaatattaaaatgttatCTGAAAGTAAAATAAGAAGTTTAGTTATTTCCATCTGGCTAAATATCCGTTGTTCTAGacccaaaaaatattttctaaaattaatatacaattggataaataataaaaatgatgactttaataaaaaaaaaaatttatttaatttgctGAAAGCAGAAAagaaacataataaaaaaataacaaaagcatgttttaattattttttaaaatttttaataaaatataaagaaaattgttcaaatgatattatatatactttatatttaatagatgaacatgaattaaaattatattcaaaaaaatttattgaaaaaaatcaaattaatattaatcaatttatatctatatggaatataatgtgtatattattttgggatactaaaaaaatacataactttactttttcaaaaactaatactaataattattattacgattttatgcttatatttttaaaaacattctatgaatatatattttcagcTAATTCACAAATGTcacaaaatatgtattttaaaaaaatgagtaATATTAGTGGGGTATCTACAATCAATTTTTCAAACAGAAGTTATAATAAACTTTCTTCTAAAGCTTCTTCAACATATGCTGAATCACAAAACAAAGGAAATTACAATGATGAGTCCGACGATTTCAACCTTTTTGatgttgaaaatattatcaaagaTTTCAATTTTAATGATATTGTTAATGTTGAAgtaaattcaaaaaatttaatgcaTTCCCCTCGTGATCACATTCACGATTCCCAGGGAACTCATCCCTCCGAGTCCATGGAGTCAG AAAACCGAGAGGAAGCTGAACAGTCCGAGCAAGCCAAGGAAAACACAATcggaataaaaaacatgCTCAAATtcataatacaaaaaagcaaaaaggaaaaaaatatgatatgcTGTAGTGATGTTAATGAAGTTAAATTGCTAGTATTTTTAggtatatgtataaaaatagttatatgtagaatttcaaatttattaaacgCAAAAGCATGTTTAGAACAATTTTACTACTTCATAAATCATAAAGTATTGggtttaaaaatatttagacATTCTCATATAGTTttagtttattttattccgtttttcaaaaaatattattttttatggaaATTTATTGAGCATGAAATAGATCCAGAAATTATTAAACTCATAAATGcaattataaataacttAGAGAacttacaaaataatattggaAATAATCCCATGTTATATCCATACAATCGTAGTAATACATCATTACCTGAAGTAGAACATTTTTCTCTCCCTtcaaaagataaaaatttaaatcatatctttaataatttttctaacCAATGTAAAACGCATGATTATAAAACAGGCTTCTCTCACAGCATATCAGTAGAAAATGCCAATTCAAAACAAAACATGTTTATGCAtcaacaaaataatttatcaatGGGTTCTGATTTACCAGAAGCAGATCTATTTaatctaaaaaataataaaaaaaaaaaaaaaaatactgaACATTTTGAAGATTCACATAACAAAAACAGACGACATCCTCATGATTATTCtgaatttaatttaaataaaaattttcataaaaacctaattaataatattaattatttaagaCCGAACTCTTTATTTAATACCAATGAAAATTGTGATCAAGGTATTACATACGATGACATGTTTAGAGATAATGATAGTGAAAGTGAagataattattttgataaagataaaaataaaatttgtaatgttaaagaatatattacaaatttacattttaataatttgcCAGATGATCCTACTTCTTTGaaaaatgatgatgaacataaaaaatcggaagataaaaaaaaaaaaaaaaaaaaattaaaaaatgaaaatagtaAAGAAGAACAAGAAAACGgagaagaagaaaatagtaataataaagcaCAACAAAAagaacataataatatttcaaaattaaatgatcaaaatgatgatatttcattttataatatgccAGATAATGAACATgcagaaaataaaataacaaacAATACTAGCAATACTcgaaaatatatgcatgaaAACAActttaatgaatataaaaatggaaataaaaaaggattACCAACCAGTTATACTCATAAAGACGGCTCAACAAGTTTTGATGAAGATAAATATAGACAAAGTAATCGATCAAATACTCCTCAAAGTAatggaattaaaaaatttccTACTATTTCCTATGAAGATGCTgataattcaaataatatgatggataaaaaaacacaaaaaaattatataaatatagaattcgatagagaaaaaaaagaaaatattgtatCATCGAAAAAGTTAagtaatattgaaaatattaaaggaTTTAATAATGgtgataattataataacaacaatgaaacaataaataatcCTAGAACGATTCAAACCAATGCTCATACTACTAGCTATAACAGaagtaataatatgagACCAAATGATTATGAACAATTTATAAGAGagaaagataaaaaaaaagatttaaatattttacaaagAAAAGGAATATCTCTTGTTAATTCTacaacaaataataattatgaagaaataaatatagttaataataatgtagaaaaaaataaacaaattaattcagataaattaatacaaaaacgacctaaatatttaatgcTACCAATTGATACaattgaattaaaaaaaatgcaaaaaggaaaattacGACATCCACCTGTCGGTTTAATAAATCTAGGAAACACTTGCTACTTAAATAGTTTATTACAAgcattatataatactGTTTCATTTGTTGTTAAtctatacatttttaatattgatGATAGTAAAgatttaaaacatattaataataaaaatatctcTAATGAAATGCCCATTAAAGataaattatcatataGCCCAAccaatacaaatataaataattatacagCAAGCTTACTTTCAAAacgatttttatatgaactcaaaatattatttaaattaatgactacaacaaataaaaaatatgtttcaCCAGATAATATTTTAGGTATACTTCCTCAAGAACTTAACAATAGAAATCAACAAGATGTTACGGAATTATTTAGATATACATTTGAACAATTAGGAGgatcagaaaaaaaatttctaagattaatattttcaggAGTTGTTATACAAAAAGTTCAATGtcaaaaatgtttattcatttcaaaaaaagaagaaattaTTCACGACTTATCATTTCATGTTCCTgcaaaatcaaataaaaaacagtCTATCCAAAAATTCTTTGATacatatattcaaaaagaaaaaatttatgGCAACAATAAATACAAGTGCTCAAAATGTGACAAAAGACGAAATGCCCTCAAATGGAATGAAATCATATCCCCCCCTTGCCACCTCATAATAATTCTTAACag ATACAACTGGTCGTTTAGCTCGAAtgaaaagaagaaaataaagacGCATGTCAAGATTAACAAAAAGATAGTTGTAAACAATTTTGATTATCGATTGTATGGAGCAATAATTCACAGTGGTGTGTCAGCATCATCAGGccactattattttattggaAAGAAATCAGAAAAAGGtgataattcaaaaaatgaatggTATCAAATGGATGATTCAGTTATTACTAAAGTTAGTTCTAAATCTATAAACCGAATTTCTAAAGATCCCTCAAATGATCATACTCCTTacgttttattttatcgtTGTAAACAAGCTCCGGTTTCCCCAAGCTTATACTTTTAA